In Pirellulales bacterium, the genomic window GTTTGATGCGCTGTTCGAGGAGAACCGGCATCGTATGCGTCACCAGGTCATTACGATCGTCCGCAGCGCGGAGATGGCCGATTTGACTGACGCCAGCCTGGGGCTCATTCGCCGGCAGATTCTGGAAAAGACCAATCAACTACTGGGCAAGCCGCTGGTGCAAGAGGTCATCTTCAGCAAGTTTTCGTTTATCGAGCAGTGACAGCAATGCTGGCTGTCGCGGCGCCACTGCGACTTCCAGCGCGGAGCGTCATTCGGCGCCGCTCGTTTCACGATGCGACGGTGTGACTTGGCCTTGATGCCGGACCGTGTTTTCGCGAGAATCCCGCCCGCTTTTCTCGCCAGCACAGGCCCGAACCGCAGGCGCCAGCATCGCCATGTCCGATGACCATCAGAAAATGGGCCAAGACGAAATCGAACGATTGCTCCAGCAATCCCAGACCGGCAAGTCGTTGGGCAGCGGCCCAGCGCCCTCGGGCAGCGCACCGCTAGGCCAACACGAGATCGAGGCGCTGCTCAGCGGCAAACCGCCGATGGCAACATCGGCGCCCGCCAGCTCCAAGGGAGCGGCGCCAGAATCGCAAGAACCGCAGATCGCGCCGGGCGATGTGGACTTTTTGCTGAGCCAAGCGCAGGCAGCGCTGGCGTCCATCGACGCGCCAGCCGCCACCGAAGCGGCGACGCCGGCCACGCCGTTTGAATTGCACGAGTTCACGGGCGCGATTCCTTCGACCGAGCGG contains:
- the fliN gene encoding flagellar motor switch protein FliN — encoded protein: MSDDHQKMGQDEIERLLQQSQTGKSLGSGPAPSGSAPLGQHEIEALLSGKPPMATSAPASSKGAAPESQEPQIAPGDVDFLLSQAQAALASIDAPAATEAATPATPFELHEFTGAIPSTERATLDLIRDVDLDLKIELGRTQMYLEDVLKLRRGTVVPLDKLAGDPVDIYVNGRLIARGEVLVLNDNFCVRVAELISSESAKAG